The Solanum lycopersicum chromosome 8, SLM_r2.1 DNA segment tgcgTATTACATGCAAATATTATTACCATGCTTAGTTTACAAACAACCATAAAAGCAACTTTTTTCCAAACGGTCACAGCTGCTCAActcatatttgaatttttatgttttttatgagggaaaaaatataagttaaaaTTCGAACTCTAcccaaattaataattttaagtttagGTCTATAAGACTCTTGTTTTTATATAATGTGTGTAAGACCGAAAATGTGACGGAGAGGTGaacaaaattaaatacaatttatCACTAGAATATTCAAGCCGCCACTTAAGATTACTCTTTGCATCATCATCACTCGTCACATggaaaattttatgatttatcaCTTAAAATTAGTGTTGTTTGTATTTCCTGTAGATTACTCCAATTAATTTAACTTgacatgatttttatttatttatttttttaaaataaaaaaataattttgtgattttatatcaaataatattaaaatgatttttgtcTTAAATAACACactaaaagttgaaattaaaatattgaaatctgAAGAATAGTGAACGTAACGAAGTTTGTAAGATAGGACCCAAATACATGTGATGTTAGATGTAAGATGAAGgacattaaaaataacaaatttgtcGAAGTTACTATCAATCACTTGACTTCACCATGTATGAGTATGACAAATGTGGCCACCTCATCCATTGGACCTCTCTAATCTTTACTTtattcctaaataaataaagtatttgTTTGTGAGTAGAAACGAATTCAGAATCTACAACTCCTACCCTCTAATTCATTTCAACAACCTTGATCAACTTCTTGCGACATTATATTCCCTATATATACACTATCTTATGTGACCTATGTTTGATATcattacatacatatatatatcattcaCTTGTTCCCTAAAATCATAATTTAGAGCAAGTGTCTGAGCCACTTATAGTGTCCAAGATTAATCAGCTCCTAGAACTTAAGCACCCTCCTCTTCCACAAGTAACATGTTGCAAAGCTAGATCTAACTTTGATAAAATTATCGAGAAAGAATTCTTAATTCAGGaatattaaaatgatatttagCAATTGAAGTTGGATCTATGTGCTACTCCTTTATACTCCAGTTGTGCTCCTACAATTATTACAGCTGCAAAAAAAGGATTGTCCAACCCAATTGACTAGAGACTTCTCCAGCTAGGCTAGCATGTTTTGACACCTCTTCTCTCTACCTATCATTATTTCCTGAGCGGAGTCCTAATTCTCAGATTCAGGAAATAAAATTGCCATTAAAAGCTTCATTTTCGTATAAACTTAACAAATGATTAATATTCAACTCCATACACCTTGCATTCTTGACAAAATGATAAGAATACAACAATATACACAAGTATAATCTggtgaacgtcaacatcaacTATTTCCATAAATATAATCTATTTCCAGTAACAGATCAAAAGGATGCTCTCAGAGCCTTTACTCAGTCTTTAGGCATTCTCTTTTGTCCATTTAGCAGTATCATCTGGTTGAGATTATGAGTTAGTCGCAATAACATGAAATGTTCtgtatgaatatattttttacaaaagaaAACTATTTCACcaataatttcatataaaagGTAGCAACTGTGGGAGTCCTGAAAATGCAGGTAGCATATGTTAACTAATAATTGATACTAGTTCCGATACAATACTAAATAGTTGGAGGTAGCAAGTTGAGTGTTATAAGAATAGAACAgctatagaaaattaattctcatCCTAAAACAACATTGGTACAAGTTTAGTGATCTAAACTTGATAAACCATTTTTTCTCATGCCAAACAGAGCAATCTTTGACCAATCAGATGTCATCTAGAATACTGTAATAACAAGGCAGAAGAAGCTTCTATATCAAGGCTTATAATATGACATTCCGTGAAAGACTATCATTAAGCTTGTCCTTTTCTATCATGCGACTAGCAGTTTAATCAACGATCACTGAGGTCATGGTTGAATACTTTTGGTCATACTGACAGATATACTATTGCTAATTAGCATTTTCAAATGATGTCAACATTACTATTTTCGGAGTGCATAGAATAGGAACATTCCAGTCGCTTAGATTGTTACTAAAATCCAATATACTGTTGAAGAGCTAATTTGTATACCACAATCATTGAGAAGTTACATGCTTCTTGGTTTACAGTCATATATCATGACTCCTAACATTCTCCAATGTAAGTAGATAATTTAAGGAAGTTCTATCATGGAAGACATGTCTGAGATATTATAATACCTCTTTATAGGTTAACGGGGATCCTCAATCCATCATGTGCAAGTTGAACTGGTATACCTTCTCTGCAAGCAAATAATCATGTAAAGTTCTAGATAAGCtgctaaatcataaaatttgcaaaccccccccccccccccctctttccTCTATAGAACCACTTAGAGGGTAATACCTTCTAGACCATTCCACAAGGAATTCATTATCTTTGTGGTGGTCAAATTCATGAGTCATTCCAATTAGTAGAGCCCTCTTTGGGCATAGCATCTTCAACGCCCCGAGAGTcttggaaaaaatatatattttcagatGTTAAAATAGGGCATGAACAACAGAAAGTTCAAACAGAGAGTTCCTATAAAGTAAGCACACCTGACTAAGGCAAAGATGAACATTGTGGGAACCGTTCTGCACATATTGAAGAAAAAATCAAGTACCAGATAAAATAAGACtactagcctaaataaaaagaACACCAAATCATTTACAATAGCATGTATTGTATATATCAATCTAGATGgaaaatatacacaaaaaaaggaggagaaaagcaattttaaaattgttgaataagCTGAGTGTTAGGGTTTATAAGGGTCCAGCAACCATTTATAGTTGGTGCCTCAGCAAAAAAGCACCATGTTCTCATCTTATTATGGTTATAACCCTCTCAGGATGGCAGGAGTTGCAGTTCAAACAATGACAAGTAATAGGTTTCCTCCAAAGTTTAAAGGTGTAGTTGAATCTTCAAAACAAGTTGAAAGGTATACTTATGTACTATCCCTTTCTTAAATCGGCTGAAAATTCCTTTTCTTCTACTGTAAGTAAACTCCGCCCTTGCAGCACTTGCAAATATCCCTTTATTAGTTCTAACCATGAATAGCACCTCATGTGGAATTTCTACAGTTCCTCCTTTCTAGtttctaattataaatttgttaaCCAATTGAAGCTTGGAGTATAACATTTACTCATAGCATGATTAGTGCTTGGTTGGTAGGTCACAAATAGCTAGTTGGAGATCTGTTATATTCTGAATAGATGGGGTATTTATAATTAGGATGGAACTCAATGGGTTAATCCATTTCACCCTATTTTTCACCGCGGGAGTCCAAACTTAAGATCTAATAGATAATCGATGATGGTATAGTCCAGGCTTCtaaatatattgataatggATGATTGTATGCAGAACGTGCTGTATCTTTGAACACTAATCAACAATATTGAAGTTAAATGACTGCAGAAATGCAGAAGATTTATAGACTAAGATAGAAGAATCATACTCCTAATATTCGAAGAGAATTATGGTGGGAAATGGATGGTATCAGAGGGGTATTGAAGGGACTTGGATGATTGTGGAAACTTCAACATCACTAGATATGCTACAGAAAAGAAGAATAGCAAAGGGGTTTCCAGGGCAATGACATAATTTTCTGAAACCATCGAATATTTGAAGCTTGTCAATCCTCCTTTACTTGGAAGAAAACATACTTGGGAGTTGGGGCAAAGAAAATCTTCATGAGTGCTTTTCAAGATTAGATAGATTTCTCTTCTCATCTGAATGGGATGAggaattcattaaaataaaaatagccTGTTGCCTAGAATTGTGTGCCTGTCTTTTTGAATTGTGGGGAATGGGATTTTACAAAAGgctatttcaaatttgaaaattggtGGATGGAGGTGGAAGGATTTAAGGAAAGAGTAGAAGGGCGGTGGATATCTTTTGAAATATCAGGAAGGCCTGAAATATCTTGGCTAGAAAACTTAACTGTTAATACCCAAGTTAACGGAATGGAACATTGCTTATGAAGGGAACctgcagaagaagaagatcaggcttttaaatcaaattaacaGTTTCGATGCTTAGCAGGAACAAAGGCCACTAAATGAAAATGAGTTTCTGGAGAAGGCATCATTACATATGGAATTCCAGGATATGgcaggaaaaaaagaaagaagagatcTCATGGAGGTAGAGGTCCAAAACATTATGGTTGAAGCAAGGAGATAAAAACACCaagttttttagaaaatgaCAAATTCCCACAGAAGATTTAATCATATGGATAAGCTAGAGGTACAGGGGAACCTAATCACTTATCCAGTAGGGATTAGGAAGGAGATTGTGTCTTATCATAATCtctactaaaaaaaaaagaaagttggAGGCCTCAATTCTCGTATCAAGGTGGCACTAGAATTTCAGCAaagagaaagaatgaaaaacagGAGGTGGTGGAGAGTCTGAGACTTTGTGCAGCAGATAAGGCACCTGGTCCCGGATGGTTTCTCTGTGGGCTTCTTTCATAAGTACTGGGAGATTGTGAAAGAAGATGTTAAGGATACCATCAAGAACTTTCAATGCAATGAGTACTTTGAGAAGTGCTTTAATGCTTCCTATATTGCTCTCATCCCCCAAAAGAAGTAGCACGAAGGAACATAAGGACTTCAAACCTATTAGTTAAATAAAACTGTGCACaagataatttcaaaaaatttgacaGAGATGTTGAAGAAAGTGGCTGATGATGAGCCGTTCAATGGGAACCAGGTGGCATTTTTAGAAGGCAGACAGATCATGGATGCATGGCCACTGATATCTGGAGGCTAGATTATAAGAGCAAGAATCTAGTATTCTTTGTAAGCTTGATGTGAGAAGGCCTGTGATCATGTTCACTGGAGTTTCTTTCTCAAGGTGCTCAAGGATATGGGTTTTGGCAGGAAGTGGATCAACAGGATAGCTTTTTGTATTAAGACAGCGGGTTGCCGGGTTCTGTACTTTGGTAAATGGGTCCAACCACTTTTtgctaacaaaaaaaaaggggaaaagggGGTGCACCCTCACTTACATTACACACCCTTTTGAAGGATTTTTCTCTTCTCAGAGAAGTTTGAGTTATCACCTTTCTTGTCCCTCTTTGTCATGGAAGGTCTGAATAAAATGCTAAAGTGTGCAAGCGGAATGACTGGTTAATAGACTTCAATACTTCTAACAGCGAAGGGGAAAATGTGGAGATCACACGTCTTCTTTATGTTGATTGATTCATTGGTATTTGTAAAGTTAAGGCAGAACAATTATGGTACTAAGACTGATTCTAGTAATTTTTTGGCAGTCTCAGGGTTTTATGTAAACTGCAGGAAGAGTATGATTTATTCCGTTAAAGAAGCAGAGGATATTCAAACATTGGCAGCCATTTTGGGATGTGTAAGATAGGGCTATCCACCTACTGTCTATATGGGGTAGGGCTATCTACCTTTACAACATTGCTTCCCTCCCCGAAGCAAGATTAGATACAATCTGGGATATTCAAAGGTGCAGTATTACTTTAGAAGGGCCCGAAATGACTGGGAAGTAGGAGTTGTGGAATTTTTGAAGACTCTAGAAGATTTCAAAGAATAACAGTTTGTGATAAGCTTTACTGGAAACCTGGCAAAGATGGTGTTTTTTCAGTGAATTCTTCTTACCATACATTGTAATTTGCATCAGCAAATAGCACAGTGGCCCTGGAGATATATTTGGGAAGTCAAGGTCCCCATAAAAGTTGTGTTTCTCCTGGTTAGTGACAAGAGAGGCTTGCCTGAGCCCTGACTGACGAGAAATTAAAGAGAAGGGGATTCTAATTACGCTCTAGCTTGTCCTTTTGTGGTTTAGAAACAGAATCCATTAGCCATCTGTTTCTTCATTGCTCTGTCACTGGTCTCCTGTGGCAACTTTTTCTTAACATTGTGGGCCTCAAGTTGTGTATGCCTTCCAACACTTGTGCTCATTGCATATACTTAACTAATTCCTCGGCTAAATTATTATGGTTTACAAGCCAAACACAGGTGTCATGTATACCTATACTCACCAAAGGAGCAGTGGGATCACATTGATTGTTGTAGCTAGGAATCAGAACTGGTCTCCAAGTTATAACTCCCTACTCTTCAACCACTCAAACCATCCCCCTTAAGACtcatttcatttttctaaaTAGTAAATTGGGTGCAGTCTCCAAGCTGGTAATTCATGTTTTGAGGATCATTTGAGAAAAAACTAAACTATATCTAACACCCAAGGATGTGTCTTAGTGATCAATGAAGCAGGAATGGACCATGGGATACCGAGGTTCAAATCCCAGAAGACGCAAAGGTCAGGTTATTCTCTTTccatcttttttaattttgatggaCAGAGTTATCCATTATTTATACTTGTGGGGGTAAGCGGGTGCTCAGTAGATTAGCCAAGGCGTGCACATATAAATCTAAATATCACTGTTatccaaaacaaaaacaagaatatATCTATAGTACAACATATATGCAAATGGTTGCTCCACTCATGGTGACAATCATTGGGTTGGTATAAAGAGGAAATATAGTAACTATGCTATTGAAGTGAGATCTTGAAGAATAACCAACAATGAGAATGCACAGACATAATCTTCTGCTATGCATACTAGTAACAATCAAATCATGTTCATATGGTCATATACCACATAGATTATGCAAGTGGTCACTATtgctttaaaatttaatgacaTAGACATGCATTAGAATTTAGAATGAATAACGGCTAGATGTAATCAAATACTTGAATTTTTACAATGCCTATACTGACCTTATAGAGAGTGTCCAAAATAAGCAGATCTAGTTGTTGACCATTATCTTTCGAAATGTCtgcaaaaaaatttcttccTTAACAAGACTCAACCTTCCTTCATTTATCAGGAATATACACAATTCCGTCTAATGAGAACTAGACCACGAGGCTTCAACTATCCAGTGACTGGATGGAATATTCAGTTCTTTGTGTGAAAAGGTAAGGTCAACAATGATCAAAAAGCAAATCCCACATACCAGAGGGATAGAGATAATACTCACAGGATACAGTAGTTGCAAGAAAGCGTGAAACATCAGATATATATGCAACTCtgaattttttaccaaaaagaAACCCCAAGCACACATAATCTTCGCCATGCATTACCTACATCCAAACTCCACAAGTTTAAAAAGACAAGACACAAGGAAATATTGAGTGCATTAGAATAAAAGGAGGTACGCTAAAACTCACTGGCAACGGAACAAATTCTAGTCCTGATGTAACAAAGGGCTTTTCACAATCATTTTCAATGATCTGCCAATCAAGTTGTGACACGCGTCTAATTTCCTGGCCTTCCTTAAGTTTCTTCTGGACTAAGTAAGGGAATTTCTGAACAATGCTGTTTTAGAAAAAGAACTCTAGGAGAATCAGAAAAATTGCACAAGAAGCAAATGGTGCATAAATGAAACATGATTATATATAAATTCCAAAGATGATACAGAAGAGCTTGCCATGTTTAGTACACATGCACATATTTTCAGTGTCATTACTTTACTGTAACTACAATAATTGTTTATTAGTGAAATCTAGAGAGGTACTTTTTATTGATGAATCAAGGACTAAAGGAAATTATGGCAGAAGTAACAGCAGAGAGGAATAGTGAGATCCCAACAAATTACACCTTTTACATTCTTTCATGCAAGGGGGAAGTTTTATCCGTAgctttgatgaagaaaaaatcTTTATTAGTACAATGAAAACCTGTATCACATACTTCAACAGTAAACCACTAAATTAGAATAAACATTGTACAGTCATG contains these protein-coding regions:
- the LOC101243913 gene encoding metal-dependent hydrolase beta-lactamase family protein isoform X1 — its product is MAAVENGSALPQSALIFLGTGCSSAVPNALCLIRPSDPPCTVCSQSLTMPPVENPNYRCNTSLLIDYCKENGEHKYILIDVGKTFREQVLRWFTHYRIPHVDSIVLTHEHADATLGLDDIRAVQPFSPTNDIDPTPVYLTQYSMDSIVQKFPYLVQKKLKEGQEIRRVSQLDWQIIENDCEKPFVTSGLEFVPLPVMHGEDYVCLGFLFGKKFRVAYISDVSRFLATTVSYISKDNGQQLDLLILDTLYKNGSHNVHLCLSQTLGALKMLCPKRALLIGMTHEFDHHKDNEFLVEWSRREGIPVQLAHDGLRIPVNL